One Candidatus Dadabacteria bacterium genomic region harbors:
- a CDS encoding Rrf2 family transcriptional regulator has protein sequence MQVSKALDYAIRSLTHMGNNPDRRCGIREISESRHVPDKYLAKIMGRLVKSGIVRSGRGPAGGYMLARDPAELNLRDVYEAIEGEIHIIDCMNEDGPCALYQDCTQIAVWDKIQIEMLKTLQRISLESLTDKNKKRKRT, from the coding sequence ATGCAGGTAAGCAAGGCGCTTGATTACGCAATACGTTCGCTGACGCACATGGGCAACAATCCCGACAGAAGGTGCGGCATAAGGGAGATATCCGAAAGCCGCCACGTGCCGGACAAGTATCTGGCAAAAATCATGGGGCGGCTGGTCAAAAGCGGCATAGTGCGCTCCGGGCGCGGCCCCGCCGGCGGCTACATGCTCGCCCGCGACCCCGCCGAGTTGAACCTCCGGGACGTGTATGAGGCGATTGAGGGGGAGATACACATAATTGACTGCATGAACGAAGACGGCCCGTGCGCCCTGTATCAGGACTGCACACAGATAGCCGTCTGGGACAAGATTCAGATAGAGATGCTTAAAACGCTCCAGAGAATCAGCCTTGAGAGCCTGACGGACAAAAATAAAAAGAGGAAACGGACATGA
- the sufC gene encoding Fe-S cluster assembly ATPase SufC translates to MLEIKDLRASVGEKEILKGISLTVGAGEIHSIMGPNGSGKSTFSQILAGKDSYEVTGGSVAFRGEDLLEMEPEERAAAGMFMAFQYPIEIPGVSNAYLLREGLNSIRKSRGEKPVKHVEFSKLAKEKMGGLGIDDSFLSRPVNEGFSGGEKKRNEIFQMQILEPHLAVLDETDSGLDIDALKIVADGVNAMRSPERSFIIITHYQRLLEYIVPDFVHVMADGKIVKSGGKELALELESKGYGWVGETG, encoded by the coding sequence ATGCTTGAAATAAAAGACTTGCGCGCCTCGGTCGGCGAAAAGGAAATCCTGAAGGGAATTTCCCTGACGGTGGGCGCGGGGGAGATACACTCCATAATGGGCCCCAACGGCTCTGGCAAAAGCACGTTCTCGCAAATCCTCGCGGGCAAGGACTCCTACGAGGTTACGGGCGGCTCGGTCGCATTCCGGGGGGAAGACCTGCTTGAAATGGAGCCGGAGGAGCGCGCGGCGGCGGGGATGTTCATGGCTTTTCAATACCCCATTGAAATTCCGGGAGTCTCCAACGCATACCTGCTGCGGGAGGGGCTGAACTCCATCAGAAAGTCCAGAGGGGAAAAGCCCGTAAAGCACGTGGAGTTTTCAAAACTCGCAAAAGAGAAAATGGGCGGCCTAGGCATAGACGACTCATTTCTGTCGCGTCCCGTCAACGAGGGCTTTTCGGGCGGCGAGAAGAAAAGAAACGAAATTTTTCAGATGCAAATCCTTGAGCCGCACCTCGCCGTGCTTGATGAAACCGACTCCGGGCTGGACATAGACGCCCTCAAAATCGTGGCGGACGGAGTGAACGCAATGCGCTCGCCGGAGCGGTCTTTCATCATCATCACACACTACCAGCGGCTTCTTGAATACATCGTGCCGGACTTTGTTCACGTGATGGCGGACGGGAAGATAGTAAAATCCGGCGGCAAGGAACTCGCCCTTGAACTTGAGAGCAAGGGCTACGGATGGGTCGGGGAGACGGGCTGA
- the sufD gene encoding Fe-S cluster assembly protein SufD, with the protein MAENNGIATLCNAAPDTGIEVFDNIRKDAARAVAGIEFPSVRHEDWRFTNLAPVEKAGYKLPAANGGLKGKGFDDRLIKGLGAPALVFVNGVFAPALSSPRETETAAVLPLSAAAKKHGGEVARRLGSLSDCKTEFFTALNTALFEDGAFVLIPEGKTEKEPVYIVHISSAGDTPSVTAARNLIVAGDGARAAVVEHYISADDGNCLSNNLSEVFIGEGGDVEHYRLEFENTGGVHVSTLNMTQERDSNARSHSVLAGGRIVRNNVHPVLAGRGCDSIINGLFMPDGNRHMDNFMKVEHAAPHCGSRQIYNGVLNEKGRGVFHGRIVVHKGAVKTDAKQTNRNLLLSDAARIDTKPQLEIYNDDVKCTHGATIGQMDEDSVFYLRSRGIPEKEARSVILRGFTGESISLMRSEPVRDFVEKESERWFNRALENG; encoded by the coding sequence ATGGCTGAAAACAACGGCATAGCAACCCTGTGCAACGCCGCCCCGGACACGGGGATAGAGGTTTTTGACAACATCAGAAAAGACGCCGCGCGCGCGGTGGCGGGCATTGAGTTCCCGTCCGTCCGCCACGAAGACTGGCGTTTTACCAATCTCGCGCCGGTGGAAAAGGCGGGCTACAAACTGCCTGCGGCAAACGGCGGGCTTAAGGGGAAAGGTTTTGACGACCGCCTGATAAAGGGGCTCGGCGCGCCCGCGCTTGTTTTTGTGAACGGCGTTTTCGCCCCCGCCCTGTCATCCCCGCGCGAGACGGAAACCGCCGCCGTCCTGCCGCTGTCTGCGGCGGCGAAAAAGCACGGCGGCGAGGTGGCGCGGCGGCTCGGAAGTTTGTCGGACTGCAAAACCGAATTTTTCACCGCGCTGAACACGGCGCTTTTTGAGGACGGCGCGTTTGTGCTGATACCGGAGGGAAAAACGGAAAAAGAACCCGTTTACATTGTTCACATATCAAGCGCGGGAGACACCCCCTCGGTAACGGCGGCAAGAAACCTGATAGTGGCGGGCGACGGGGCGCGCGCGGCGGTGGTTGAGCATTACATTTCAGCCGATGACGGAAACTGCCTCTCAAACAATCTGTCGGAGGTGTTTATCGGCGAGGGCGGGGATGTGGAGCACTACCGCCTTGAGTTTGAAAACACCGGCGGCGTCCACGTGTCAACGCTCAACATGACGCAGGAGAGAGACTCCAACGCGCGCTCGCACTCGGTTCTCGCCGGCGGGCGCATAGTGAGGAACAACGTCCACCCGGTTCTCGCCGGGCGGGGTTGCGACTCAATCATAAACGGGCTTTTCATGCCGGACGGCAACCGGCACATGGACAACTTTATGAAGGTTGAGCACGCCGCGCCGCACTGCGGGAGCAGGCAGATTTACAACGGCGTTCTGAACGAAAAGGGGCGCGGGGTTTTTCACGGGCGCATAGTCGTCCATAAGGGCGCGGTCAAGACGGACGCCAAGCAGACAAACCGCAACCTTCTGCTGTCGGACGCCGCCCGCATAGACACCAAGCCCCAGCTTGAGATATACAACGATGATGTGAAATGCACCCACGGGGCGACCATCGGACAGATGGATGAGGACTCGGTTTTTTATCTGCGCTCGCGCGGCATACCGGAAAAAGAGGCGCGCTCCGTAATCCTGCGCGGATTTACGGGCGAAAGCATCTCCCTTATGAGGTCCGAACCGGTCAGGGATTTCGTTGAGAAAGAGTCCGAGCGGTGGTTTAACCGCGCGCTTGAAAACGGCTGA
- the sufB gene encoding Fe-S cluster assembly protein SufB, whose product MSVDFEELARREYKYGFSTDVEQEVAPTGIGEDIVRFISAKKDEPEWMLEWRLEAYRQWKKMKEPRWANVSYPPIDYNAISYYAAPKSGDAPESLDDIDPEIRETYEKLGIPLEEQKMLAGVKETAPVAVDAVFDSVSLVTTFKEKLAEEGVIFCSMSEAVREHPELVRKYIGSVVPRGDNFFAALNSAVFSDGSFVYVPEGVRCPMELSTYFRINAENTGQFERTLIVAEKGSYVSYLEGCTAPMRDENQLHAAVVELVALDDATIKYSTIQNWYPGDAEGRGGIYNFVTKRGLCEGANSHISWTQVETGSAITWKYPGCVLKGDNSVGEFYSVALANRMQQADTGTKMIHLGKNTSSTVVSKGISAGKGQNTYRGLVEIGAGAERARNYTQCDSMLIGDRCGAHTFPYIEVKNSTAQMEHEASTSKIGEDQIFYCQQRGLSAEDAVSLIVNGFCKEVFKELPFEFAVEAEKLLSVSLEGSVG is encoded by the coding sequence ATGAGCGTTGATTTTGAAGAACTGGCCCGGCGGGAATACAAATACGGATTTTCCACCGATGTTGAGCAGGAAGTCGCCCCAACGGGGATTGGAGAGGATATCGTCCGCTTCATCTCCGCAAAGAAGGACGAGCCGGAGTGGATGCTTGAGTGGCGTCTGGAAGCCTACCGGCAGTGGAAGAAGATGAAAGAGCCGCGCTGGGCAAACGTCAGTTATCCGCCGATTGACTACAACGCCATAAGTTACTACGCCGCGCCCAAAAGCGGGGACGCGCCGGAAAGCCTGGACGACATAGACCCGGAGATACGGGAGACCTACGAAAAACTGGGCATTCCGCTTGAAGAGCAAAAGATGCTCGCGGGAGTAAAGGAAACCGCGCCGGTTGCGGTTGACGCGGTTTTTGACAGCGTTTCCCTGGTAACCACCTTCAAGGAGAAACTCGCTGAAGAGGGGGTCATATTCTGCTCCATGTCCGAGGCGGTGAGAGAGCATCCCGAACTGGTCCGGAAATACATCGGTTCGGTCGTTCCGAGGGGAGACAACTTTTTTGCCGCGCTCAACTCGGCGGTTTTCTCGGACGGCTCTTTCGTTTACGTGCCGGAGGGCGTGCGCTGCCCGATGGAGCTTTCAACCTACTTCAGAATCAACGCGGAGAACACCGGCCAGTTTGAGCGCACCCTCATAGTGGCGGAAAAGGGAAGTTACGTGAGCTACCTTGAGGGCTGCACCGCCCCCATGAGGGACGAGAACCAGCTTCACGCGGCGGTGGTTGAACTGGTTGCGCTTGACGATGCGACAATAAAATACTCAACCATTCAGAACTGGTATCCCGGAGACGCAGAGGGCAGGGGCGGCATATACAATTTTGTTACCAAGCGCGGGCTGTGCGAGGGAGCGAACTCGCATATTTCATGGACGCAGGTGGAAACCGGCTCCGCCATCACCTGGAAATATCCGGGCTGCGTGCTCAAGGGAGACAACTCGGTCGGGGAGTTTTATTCGGTCGCGCTCGCCAACAGAATGCAGCAGGCGGACACGGGAACAAAGATGATCCACCTCGGCAAAAACACCAGCAGCACCGTAGTGTCAAAGGGCATTTCCGCCGGTAAGGGGCAGAACACCTACCGGGGGCTGGTTGAGATAGGCGCGGGGGCGGAGCGGGCGCGCAACTACACCCAGTGCGACTCCATGCTTATCGGCGACCGCTGCGGGGCGCACACCTTTCCCTACATAGAGGTCAAAAATTCAACGGCGCAGATGGAGCACGAGGCGTCCACGTCAAAGATAGGCGAAGACCAGATATTTTATTGCCAGCAGCGCGGGCTTTCCGCCGAAGACGCCGTTTCACTGATTGTGAACGGATTCTGCAAGGAAGTTTTCAAGGAGTTGCCCTTTGAGTTCGCCGTTGAGGCGGAAAAACTGCTGAGCGTCAGCCTTGAGGGGAGCGTTGGGTAA
- a CDS encoding non-heme iron oxygenase ferredoxin subunit produces the protein MKKIADSSEIAPGEIKSFTVGFDEVAVCNVDGRMCAFIDRCTHQDLPLSDGDLSGGVVTCAYHGAQFNVETGEALCMPATEPLETVEVRVENGSVFIDL, from the coding sequence ATGAAGAAGATAGCGGACTCATCGGAGATTGCCCCCGGAGAGATAAAATCCTTCACGGTCGGCTTTGACGAGGTGGCAGTCTGCAATGTGGACGGGCGCATGTGCGCCTTCATAGACCGCTGCACTCATCAGGACCTGCCGCTTTCGGACGGCGACCTCAGCGGCGGGGTTGTCACTTGCGCCTATCACGGCGCGCAGTTCAATGTTGAAACGGGGGAAGCCCTTTGCATGCCCGCCACCGAGCCGCTTGAGACGGTGGAAGTCCGGGTGGAAAACGGTTCAGTTTTTATAGACCTGTGA